One Ignavibacterium sp. DNA segment encodes these proteins:
- a CDS encoding IS3 family transposase, with protein sequence MNRKWVEPDVRDNVVEFVNFIRLKTDIPLKGITPLLGISSSKYYSWIERKGVKNNHNGKTSKEHWCLDWEKKAIIVYAKVHPVEGYRRLTYKMIDDNVVAVSPATTYRILKAAGLLNRWNKVKRSSKGGGFDQPTAPHQHWHTDIKYVNYHGTFLFLISVIDGYSRYIVHHELRRSMQQFDVQLTLQRALEKYPGTKPRIISDNGPQFISKDFAEYLKLLGLQHIRTSVAYPQSNGKIERYHRTIHQDCLMKTSLINLDDARKQISSYIDYYNTKRLHSSLFYLTPEDFLIDRVEEKLKVRERKLKEAKLKRIEVRYAS encoded by the coding sequence ATGAACAGAAAGTGGGTTGAACCTGACGTAAGAGATAATGTTGTGGAGTTTGTAAACTTCATAAGACTCAAGACTGATATTCCGCTTAAAGGCATCACTCCTCTTTTAGGCATTAGTTCCAGTAAATATTATTCCTGGATTGAGAGGAAAGGAGTAAAAAATAACCATAACGGAAAGACTTCCAAGGAACATTGGTGCCTGGACTGGGAGAAGAAAGCCATTATTGTCTATGCTAAAGTTCATCCCGTAGAAGGTTACAGACGCCTTACTTACAAGATGATTGATGATAATGTTGTTGCTGTTTCGCCTGCTACTACTTACAGAATACTTAAAGCTGCCGGCTTACTTAACAGGTGGAATAAAGTTAAAAGATCTTCTAAAGGAGGTGGCTTTGATCAGCCAACAGCTCCTCACCAGCACTGGCATACCGATATTAAGTATGTTAACTATCACGGAACTTTTCTGTTTCTTATTTCTGTTATTGATGGTTACTCACGATATATAGTTCATCACGAACTAAGACGAAGTATGCAACAGTTTGATGTTCAGTTAACCTTGCAGAGAGCTTTAGAGAAGTACCCCGGCACAAAGCCAAGAATCATTTCAGATAATGGTCCTCAGTTTATTTCCAAAGACTTTGCTGAATATCTGAAGCTTCTAGGACTTCAGCATATAAGAACCTCTGTTGCTTATCCTCAGAGTAATGGCAAGATCGAACGATACCATAGAACTATTCATCAGGACTGCTTAATGAAAACCTCTTTAATCAATCTTGATGATGCACGCAAACAGATTTCATCTTATATTGATTACTACAATACTAAAAGACTTCACAGTTCGTTGTTTTATTTAACACCTGAAGATTTTCTTATTGACAGAGTTGAAGAAAAGCTGAAAGTAAGAGAACGAAAACTTAAAGAAGCTAAACTGAAAAGAATTGAGGTTAGATATGCAAGCTAA
- a CDS encoding matrixin family metalloprotease: protein MQANLPYLVNTKFHFPLNQYTSNAVDLYYVALHEMGHVLGLCHSNNTSTVMHYEYGSSKRNLHSYDITGIRQIYDVVKVKNEFKNPGGSLANGGIINAEVNPGVYKDFNTDGLPNNEKSFGFNKNSQRRFEAKEQTFQNLDRKFNPFQQNNGGWILNDVTVLGYNQVLNTSVNTGTYKARYRYKTNIGLNAITEFNGTIPTGITISQIYQYENGSIMAPSPYQPSGSSINYNFSYWTDDFTKDNPRVITPTDNQTYTALYKYPHHSNTGSFVNSGQRKVIRSEDGYLHLVYESMGYVWYERSTDNGATWHIMNGGKPIDKNPSKSPSIDFYYGYQRLIIVYQTWAEDYNEFAAIKAACFKLGELEFTTTVEQSYLSTYSEVNYKPVVGYASNDNIAVAWEDYGVWVLTGVLSFSTNQIIWNNIIGVDNNNSDNINPTIAAYKTTPGTATFHLAWQSNYSTIRYCNLTEQSKGSFLVFAVDQVSQGCGFPVNYYPSINVSNSNDVQLVWIGTPYYGSTYRKALSRSRTTNWSSSFA, encoded by the coding sequence ATGCAAGCTAATCTACCTTATTTAGTTAACACCAAATTCCATTTTCCGCTGAACCAATACACTTCAAACGCTGTAGATTTATACTATGTTGCTCTACATGAGATGGGACATGTTTTGGGTTTATGTCATTCAAATAATACCAGTACTGTTATGCATTATGAATATGGAAGCAGTAAAAGAAATTTACATTCTTATGATATTACTGGCATTAGACAAATATATGATGTGGTAAAGGTAAAAAATGAATTTAAAAATCCAGGTGGTTCATTAGCGAATGGGGGTATAATAAATGCTGAAGTAAATCCAGGGGTTTATAAAGATTTTAATACGGATGGTTTACCAAATAATGAAAAATCTTTTGGTTTTAATAAAAATTCACAAAGGCGATTTGAAGCTAAAGAACAAACTTTTCAGAATTTAGATAGAAAGTTTAATCCTTTCCAACAAAATAATGGAGGATGGATTTTAAATGATGTTACTGTTTTGGGATACAATCAGGTTCTTAATACTTCAGTAAATACAGGGACGTATAAAGCCAGATATCGATATAAAACCAATATAGGATTAAATGCAATAACAGAGTTTAATGGAACAATCCCTACTGGAATAACTATAAGCCAAATATATCAATATGAAAATGGTTCAATAATGGCACCTTCACCATATCAACCAAGTGGAAGTAGTATAAATTACAACTTTTCCTACTGGACAGATGATTTTACAAAAGATAATCCAAGAGTAATTACACCAACCGACAACCAAACTTATACAGCACTCTACAAATACCCTCATCATTCAAACACTGGTTCATTTGTTAACAGCGGTCAGCGTAAAGTAATTCGATCTGAGGATGGATACCTACATCTTGTTTATGAGAGTATGGGTTATGTTTGGTATGAAAGAAGCACAGACAACGGCGCAACCTGGCATATAATGAATGGCGGTAAACCAATTGATAAAAATCCATCCAAATCTCCTTCTATAGATTTTTATTATGGCTATCAAAGACTTATTATAGTTTATCAAACCTGGGCAGAAGATTATAATGAGTTTGCAGCTATTAAAGCTGCTTGTTTTAAATTAGGTGAATTAGAATTTACCACAACGGTAGAACAAAGTTATCTTAGTACATACTCTGAAGTAAATTATAAGCCGGTTGTAGGTTATGCCAGCAATGATAATATTGCTGTTGCCTGGGAAGATTATGGCGTTTGGGTTTTAACCGGCGTGCTATCTTTTAGTACAAACCAGATAATCTGGAATAATATTATCGGAGTAGATAATAATAACAGTGATAATATAAATCCAACTATTGCAGCTTACAAAACAACACCAGGCACAGCAACATTTCACTTAGCGTGGCAGAGCAATTACAGCACTATCAGATATTGCAACTTAACCGAGCAAAGCAAAGGTTCTTTCCTGGTTTTTGCAGTAGATCAGGTTTCACAGGGCTGCGGTTTTCCTGTTAATTATTATCCTTCGATAAATGTTTCAAATTCAAATGATGTACAGCTTGTTTGGATAGGTACGCCTTATTATGGCTCCACTTACAGAAAAGCTTTATCAAGAAGCAGAACCACAAACTGGAGTTCTTCGTTTGCCTAG
- the nifJ gene encoding pyruvate:ferredoxin (flavodoxin) oxidoreductase codes for MERKKITIDGNEAAAYVAYNTNEVIAIYPITPSSNMGEWCDAWSAVNKKNIWGIVPSVSELQSEGGASGSVHGALQTGALTTTFTASQGLLLMIPNMFKIAGELTSTVFHVSARSVAAAALSIFGDHSDVMATRSTGFALLSSNSVQEVMDFALISQAATLEARVPFIHFFDGFRTSHEVMKIEELTKADMQAMLDEDLIFAHRKRALTPDNPVMRGTAQNPDVYFQGRETVNPFYIACPAIVQKQMDKFAKLTGRQYHLFDYVGAPDAEKIIVMMGSGSQAAEETVEFLAAKGEKVGLIKVRLYRPFSVDHFINALPKTVKSIAVLDRTKEPGSSGEPLYLDIVNSISEKYMAGELQFAYPKIVGGRYGLSSKEFTPAMVKAVLDNLSKEKPKTHFTVGIIEDVTNSSLDFDPKFSVESEETFRGKFYGLGADGTVGANKNSIKIIGEGTDYFAQGYFVYDSKKSGSTTVSHLRFGPKEIKSTYLINKAHFLACHQQVFLEQWDMLKEASEGSTFLLNTKIDKENVWDSLPEKVQRDLIEKKMKFWIIDAYKVAEETGMGGRVNTIMQTCFFAISNIFPQEKAIDLIKDSIKKTYGAKGDKIVQMNFDAVDKTLANLFEVQVPNKITSKIKMQPPVSGNAPDFVKEVTARIIAGEGDQLPVSKMPIDGTFPLSTTKWEKRNIALEVPVWDKEICIQCNKCVIVCPHAAIRAKVYEEKDLKGAPETFKHISFKSKDYGDNMLYSLQVAVEDCTGCELCVDVCPVKNKKETKLKAINMSEQLPIREQERLNWDFFLNIPELDRRKIAVSKVKDSQFLEPLFEFSGACAGCGETPYVKLVSQLFGDRTMVANATGCSSIYGGNLPTTPWAANKDGRGPAWSNSLFEDNAEFGYGFRLAVDKHNMQAKELLKSLSAEIGNDLVDALINSPQKDEADIYEQRERVTALKKKLEDMLNAKSNGKTSEVKHLLSLADYLVKKSVWIMGGDGWAYDIGYGGLDHVLASGKNVNILVLDTEVYSNTGGQCSKSTPRAAVAKFAAAGKPVAKKDLGLMAMTYGNVYVAKVAMGANDQHTLRAFLEAEAYDGPSLIIAYSHCIAHGINMGTAMQNQKAAVDSGYWPLFRYNPELEAEGKNPFKMDSKGLKINLKDYAYMETRYKMLTKSHPQLAEQLIKEAQDDVIRRWKEYERLAAYDPQKTEAGA; via the coding sequence ATGGAAAGAAAAAAAATAACGATTGATGGCAATGAAGCAGCTGCATATGTTGCATATAATACAAACGAAGTAATTGCTATTTATCCAATTACGCCTTCATCAAATATGGGTGAGTGGTGCGATGCTTGGTCAGCAGTTAATAAGAAAAATATATGGGGAATCGTTCCTTCTGTAAGCGAATTACAAAGTGAAGGCGGTGCATCTGGAAGTGTACATGGCGCATTACAAACTGGTGCCTTAACTACAACATTTACAGCATCACAAGGGTTGTTGTTAATGATTCCGAATATGTTCAAAATAGCCGGTGAGTTAACTTCAACAGTATTTCATGTTTCCGCTAGATCAGTAGCTGCCGCAGCACTTTCAATTTTTGGCGATCACTCTGATGTTATGGCAACACGTTCAACAGGATTTGCGTTGTTGTCATCCAATTCTGTTCAGGAAGTAATGGATTTTGCTTTGATTTCGCAAGCTGCAACTTTAGAGGCTCGTGTTCCTTTTATTCACTTCTTTGACGGATTCAGAACTTCGCACGAAGTAATGAAAATTGAAGAGTTGACAAAAGCAGATATGCAGGCTATGCTTGATGAAGACCTTATCTTTGCACATCGCAAACGAGCATTAACTCCTGATAATCCGGTTATGAGAGGTACAGCTCAAAACCCTGATGTTTATTTTCAGGGCAGAGAAACTGTAAATCCGTTCTATATCGCCTGTCCGGCAATTGTTCAAAAACAGATGGATAAATTCGCCAAGCTAACAGGTCGTCAATATCACTTATTCGATTATGTCGGTGCACCAGATGCAGAAAAGATTATTGTAATGATGGGCTCCGGAAGTCAGGCTGCTGAAGAAACTGTAGAATTCTTAGCTGCAAAAGGAGAAAAGGTTGGTTTAATTAAAGTAAGATTATACAGACCATTTTCTGTTGATCACTTTATTAATGCACTGCCCAAAACTGTAAAATCAATTGCTGTTCTGGATAGAACAAAAGAACCTGGTTCAAGCGGTGAACCGCTTTACCTTGATATTGTAAATTCAATATCAGAAAAATATATGGCTGGCGAATTGCAGTTTGCATATCCCAAAATTGTAGGCGGAAGATATGGATTATCTTCCAAAGAATTTACTCCTGCAATGGTTAAAGCTGTGCTTGATAATTTATCCAAAGAAAAACCTAAAACACATTTTACAGTCGGAATTATAGAAGATGTTACTAACAGTAGTTTGGATTTTGATCCAAAATTTTCTGTTGAATCTGAAGAGACTTTCCGCGGTAAATTTTATGGACTTGGTGCAGATGGTACAGTTGGTGCAAATAAAAATTCAATTAAGATTATCGGTGAAGGAACTGATTATTTTGCACAGGGTTATTTTGTTTATGATTCAAAGAAATCAGGTTCAACCACTGTATCTCATTTAAGATTCGGACCGAAAGAAATAAAATCAACCTACCTGATTAACAAAGCACATTTTCTTGCTTGTCATCAGCAGGTATTTTTAGAACAATGGGATATGCTCAAAGAAGCAAGTGAAGGCTCTACATTTTTATTAAATACAAAGATTGATAAGGAAAATGTTTGGGATTCATTACCTGAAAAAGTTCAAAGGGATCTTATTGAAAAGAAAATGAAATTCTGGATTATTGATGCTTACAAAGTTGCCGAAGAAACCGGAATGGGCGGAAGAGTTAATACAATTATGCAGACCTGTTTCTTTGCAATATCAAACATCTTTCCTCAGGAAAAAGCAATTGATCTGATAAAAGATTCAATTAAGAAAACTTACGGTGCTAAAGGCGATAAGATCGTTCAAATGAATTTTGATGCTGTTGATAAAACACTTGCTAATCTGTTCGAAGTTCAAGTTCCAAATAAAATCACCAGCAAAATAAAGATGCAGCCGCCTGTTTCCGGCAATGCACCTGATTTTGTTAAAGAAGTTACAGCAAGAATTATTGCAGGCGAAGGTGATCAATTACCGGTTAGCAAAATGCCGATTGACGGAACCTTTCCGCTATCAACAACAAAATGGGAAAAGAGAAACATTGCCCTTGAAGTACCTGTCTGGGATAAGGAAATATGTATTCAATGTAATAAATGCGTTATCGTTTGTCCGCATGCTGCTATACGTGCTAAAGTTTATGAAGAAAAAGATCTTAAAGGAGCACCTGAAACATTTAAGCACATCAGTTTTAAGTCTAAAGATTACGGCGACAATATGCTCTACTCGTTACAGGTAGCAGTAGAGGATTGTACTGGTTGTGAGCTTTGTGTTGATGTTTGCCCTGTTAAGAATAAAAAGGAAACTAAGTTAAAAGCAATCAATATGTCTGAGCAGCTTCCTATACGCGAGCAGGAAAGATTGAATTGGGATTTCTTCTTAAATATTCCTGAACTTGACAGAAGAAAAATTGCAGTTTCTAAAGTTAAAGATTCACAATTCTTAGAACCGCTGTTCGAATTTTCAGGTGCTTGTGCCGGCTGCGGTGAAACTCCGTATGTAAAGTTAGTAAGTCAGTTATTTGGTGATAGAACAATGGTTGCAAACGCCACAGGATGTTCATCTATTTATGGCGGTAATTTGCCAACAACACCTTGGGCAGCAAATAAAGATGGACGCGGTCCTGCCTGGTCTAATTCATTATTTGAAGATAATGCAGAGTTCGGTTATGGATTCAGATTGGCTGTTGATAAACACAATATGCAGGCAAAAGAACTTCTTAAATCACTATCTGCAGAAATAGGTAATGATCTTGTTGATGCCCTGATTAACTCACCGCAAAAGGATGAAGCTGATATTTATGAACAAAGAGAAAGAGTAACGGCTTTAAAGAAAAAATTAGAAGATATGCTGAATGCAAAGTCTAATGGTAAAACCAGCGAAGTCAAGCATTTATTAAGTCTGGCAGATTATCTTGTAAAAAAATCTGTTTGGATTATGGGTGGTGATGGCTGGGCGTATGATATTGGTTATGGCGGATTAGATCACGTGTTAGCTTCGGGAAAAAATGTAAACATTCTTGTTCTTGATACAGAAGTTTATTCAAATACCGGCGGTCAGTGTTCTAAATCCACACCAAGAGCTGCAGTTGCTAAATTTGCCGCTGCTGGTAAACCTGTTGCAAAAAAAGACCTTGGTTTGATGGCTATGACTTACGGAAATGTTTATGTTGCTAAAGTTGCAATGGGTGCAAATGATCAGCATACATTAAGAGCATTTCTTGAAGCAGAAGCTTACGATGGTCCGTCATTGATAATTGCTTACAGCCATTGTATAGCTCACGGAATCAATATGGGCACTGCAATGCAAAATCAAAAAGCTGCTGTTGATTCCGGCTACTGGCCCCTATTCAGATATAATCCTGAACTTGAAGCTGAGGGAAAGAATCCTTTTAAAATGGACTCAAAAGGTCTGAAGATTAATCTTAAAGATTATGCTTATATGGAAACAAGATACAAGATGCTTACAAAGTCTCATCCACAGCTTGCAGAACAACTGATAAAAGAAGCTCAGGATGATGTTATAAGAAGATGGAAAGAATATGAAAGATTAGCAGCTTACGATCCGCAAAAAACAGAAGCAGGTGCATAG
- a CDS encoding dihydroorotate dehydrogenase-like protein, translated as MDISTTYLGLKLKSPIVCSAGPLSEKVSNIREMEDAGAGAVVLYSIFEEQIEHEQLELVYHTTAHSESFAEATSYFPEPFEFKLGPEEYLNHIRKAKEAVNIPIIASLNGKSIGGWTDYAKKIEQAGADALELNIYLLPTDPRKFSAEIEKTYIDIVKAVKSTVKIPVAVKMHPFFSSTSYMASQLCNAGADGLVLFNRFYQPDIDLETLDVVPNVILSTPMAMRLPLRWIAMLYGRINADLAATSGIYSAQDILKMIMAGAKVTMMLSSLLKFGIGHVADVTTNLKTWMKEKEYESIDQMRGSMSYMKVDDPAKFERANYMKVLHSYK; from the coding sequence ATGGATATATCAACAACATATTTAGGATTAAAATTAAAATCGCCCATCGTTTGTTCAGCAGGTCCGTTATCTGAAAAAGTTTCTAATATACGTGAAATGGAAGATGCAGGTGCGGGTGCAGTTGTTCTATACTCAATTTTTGAAGAACAGATTGAACATGAGCAGCTCGAATTAGTTTATCATACAACAGCACATTCAGAAAGTTTTGCTGAAGCCACATCTTACTTTCCAGAGCCGTTTGAGTTTAAACTTGGTCCGGAAGAATATCTCAATCACATCCGAAAGGCAAAAGAAGCGGTTAACATTCCAATCATTGCAAGTTTAAATGGCAAATCTATTGGCGGATGGACTGATTACGCAAAGAAGATAGAGCAGGCAGGAGCCGATGCACTTGAACTGAATATTTATTTGCTTCCAACCGATCCCAGAAAGTTCAGCGCAGAAATTGAAAAAACATATATAGATATCGTTAAAGCCGTCAAATCAACAGTAAAGATTCCTGTTGCAGTTAAAATGCATCCGTTCTTCAGTTCAACAAGTTATATGGCTTCGCAGTTATGTAATGCAGGTGCAGATGGATTGGTTTTATTTAATCGCTTTTATCAACCTGATATTGATCTCGAGACACTTGATGTTGTTCCAAATGTAATATTAAGTACTCCAATGGCAATGAGACTTCCATTAAGATGGATTGCTATGTTATATGGACGTATTAATGCAGATCTTGCTGCAACAAGCGGGATTTACTCTGCACAGGATATACTCAAAATGATTATGGCGGGTGCAAAGGTTACTATGATGCTTTCTTCGCTGTTAAAATTTGGAATAGGACATGTTGCAGATGTAACCACTAATCTAAAAACCTGGATGAAAGAGAAAGAATACGAATCAATTGATCAAATGCGCGGAAGTATGAGTTATATGAAGGTTGATGATCCTGCAAAATTTGAAAGGGCAAATTATATGAAAGTTCTTCATTCTTATAAATAA
- a CDS encoding lamin tail domain-containing protein yields MLKKISLLIALSATISLPQTDTMLIFSEVMFAPTSGNNEFIEIYNLSSTESVDLSFYKIKYYTSTADQITDAGFGTILAPNSFAVIFENDYDIATGIYNGLVPPSALILKISDNSFGSSGMANTTNRPLWLLTVSNDTVDFYFYSANNPTAISDEKILLNRDSLQTNWTNSLVINGTPGFTNSVTPVNYDLSLYSLMFSPSIPISGDDVTIAAKVKNNGVLLADNYSIELYNDMNKDSIPELSERIFYQDYSNLLPGDSVIVSVILSSLSAGNYQIISRVSFSKDQNTADNLLIKQFNVYPTGNIYNDIVINEIMYAPSTNEPEWIELFNRTSQSISIKNWKLSDASSTTTITGTDIFIAPESFIVITKDSSILNFYNVPSQIVKANIPSLNNTGDAVVIKDDRGFIIDSVYYLPGWGGNTGGKSLERISADSLSSNPANWAACINISKATPGDFNSITQKAYDIKVTDLIFNPIYPLLGDNITLSAFVKNTGKNIAIFSIELYEDSDLDSIPDLFIEAISNLTLSVNDSSTYQFNYTANDLRFRKAFFIKAIYSQDQDTSDNFKYKIIEPGYPNQSVVVNEIMFAPLGGEPEWIELFNNTDVEIDLKDWSIWDVITTPAKAAIKNNLLIPPKGYVLLTKDSSVFNYHRFIPSDLLKIPLPSFNNDRDGVVIRDNRGLTIDSVFYSNQWGGTNGFSLERISVTNSSNNQFNWASSYDIEQSTPGRINSIAPKEFDLSVTGISYNPRFPAAGDDISLTAKIKNNGNQTVQSFYVEFYIDSDSNNIVDMLLSSVNQQNLLSGDSITVASTVKITNLQKKILTAVRVVYQQDEDTLNNYYEKSIEPGYAQDIVKINEIMYNPADGKPEWVELINISGDSVNLKDWMISDVLTTPVKSFITNENLFVASDELFVIAKDTSFNSAYPDVAVKVFYSNFGSLGNTTDGVVVYDFRNGIIDSLFYRSSWGNVKGYSLERISLNGLTNDSLNWATSLDINKSTPGKQNSFIYIPAYKRNDLIINEIMYDPENFNSEFIEFYNIGYDSINIGGWKIEDENGNFFKLSQTSFLIPPKEYFLLIADSTTVEFYNLIGTENKNILNQSSLGLVNTGELILLKDVRNNVIDSVFYNPKWHNQNIASTKNKSLERISPSLNANDPLNWSTSVALLGGTPGLQNSIFAENLNQSATISLNPNPFSPDNDGFEDFTIINYNLTQAISQVRIKIFDSKGRLVRTLLNNQASGSSGSVIFDGLDDDKRALRIGIYIVFLEALNDNSGIVETLKTVVVVARKL; encoded by the coding sequence ATGTTAAAAAAAATCAGTTTACTTATTGCCCTGTCAGCTACTATAAGTTTACCGCAAACAGATACTATGCTAATTTTTTCTGAAGTAATGTTTGCACCAACTTCGGGAAACAATGAATTTATCGAGATATATAATTTAAGCTCAACTGAAAGTGTTGACCTAAGTTTTTACAAGATTAAATACTATACATCAACAGCCGATCAGATTACAGATGCAGGATTTGGTACCATATTAGCGCCAAATTCTTTTGCGGTTATTTTTGAAAATGATTACGATATCGCCACTGGAATTTATAATGGATTGGTTCCGCCAAGTGCTTTGATTTTAAAGATATCCGATAATTCTTTTGGCTCATCCGGCATGGCTAATACAACAAACCGACCTTTATGGCTGTTAACTGTAAGCAATGATACTGTAGATTTTTATTTTTACTCTGCCAATAATCCCACTGCCATATCCGATGAAAAGATATTATTAAATCGGGATTCACTCCAAACAAATTGGACTAATTCATTAGTAATCAATGGAACTCCTGGTTTTACTAACTCAGTTACACCGGTTAATTATGATCTTAGTTTATATTCGCTGATGTTTTCACCTTCAATTCCAATCAGCGGGGATGATGTTACAATTGCTGCTAAAGTTAAAAACAACGGGGTTCTTTTGGCAGATAATTATTCCATCGAATTGTATAATGATATGAATAAGGATTCTATTCCGGAATTAAGTGAAAGAATATTCTATCAGGATTATTCTAATTTATTACCAGGCGATTCTGTAATTGTTTCTGTAATTCTTAGTTCTCTCTCTGCGGGTAATTATCAAATTATTTCAAGAGTCAGTTTTTCTAAAGATCAGAACACAGCAGATAATTTGTTAATCAAACAGTTTAATGTTTATCCCACCGGCAATATCTATAATGACATCGTTATAAATGAAATTATGTATGCTCCTTCAACAAATGAACCTGAATGGATTGAACTCTTTAATAGGACTAGTCAATCTATAAGTATAAAAAACTGGAAACTCTCTGATGCATCTTCGACAACAACAATAACCGGAACAGATATATTTATTGCACCGGAATCATTTATTGTAATAACAAAAGATTCCTCAATTTTAAATTTCTATAATGTGCCTTCACAAATTGTTAAAGCAAATATTCCATCTCTTAATAACACAGGTGATGCAGTTGTTATTAAAGATGACCGGGGGTTTATAATTGATTCAGTTTATTATCTGCCTGGTTGGGGAGGAAATACCGGTGGAAAATCTTTAGAAAGAATATCTGCGGATAGTTTAAGCAGTAATCCGGCAAATTGGGCTGCTTGTATTAATATTAGTAAAGCTACTCCGGGTGATTTTAATTCAATAACACAAAAAGCTTATGATATTAAAGTAACAGATTTAATTTTTAATCCAATATATCCTTTGCTTGGAGATAATATCACACTTTCAGCTTTTGTAAAAAATACCGGAAAAAATATTGCCATATTTTCAATTGAACTTTATGAGGATTCAGACCTTGATTCAATACCAGATTTATTCATAGAAGCAATATCCAATTTAACTTTATCAGTAAATGATTCAAGCACATATCAATTCAATTATACTGCAAACGATTTGCGATTTAGAAAAGCATTTTTTATCAAAGCTATTTATAGTCAGGATCAGGATACATCTGATAATTTTAAGTATAAAATAATTGAGCCAGGTTATCCAAATCAGTCTGTTGTTGTTAATGAAATAATGTTTGCACCTTTAGGCGGTGAACCGGAATGGATTGAACTCTTCAATAACACTGATGTAGAAATAGATTTAAAAGACTGGTCCATTTGGGATGTAATCACAACTCCGGCTAAGGCAGCAATTAAAAACAATTTGTTAATTCCGCCAAAGGGATATGTTCTGCTAACCAAAGATTCATCAGTGTTTAATTATCATAGATTTATTCCATCAGATTTGTTAAAAATTCCGCTGCCTTCTTTTAATAACGATCGTGACGGAGTAGTGATAAGAGATAACCGCGGACTTACTATTGATTCTGTTTTTTATTCAAATCAATGGGGCGGCACAAACGGATTTTCACTTGAAAGAATCTCGGTTACAAATTCTTCAAATAATCAGTTTAACTGGGCAAGCAGTTATGATATTGAGCAAAGCACACCTGGAAGAATTAATAGTATAGCACCAAAGGAATTTGATCTGTCTGTTACAGGAATTTCTTATAATCCAAGATTTCCTGCAGCCGGAGATGATATCTCGCTAACAGCTAAAATTAAAAATAATGGCAATCAAACAGTTCAAAGTTTTTATGTTGAATTTTATATTGATTCTGATTCAAACAATATTGTTGATATGCTTTTATCTTCAGTTAATCAGCAAAACCTTTTATCCGGTGATTCAATAACAGTTGCTTCAACAGTTAAGATTACTAATCTGCAAAAAAAGATTTTAACGGCAGTCAGAGTAGTATATCAACAGGATGAGGATACTTTAAACAATTATTATGAAAAATCTATTGAGCCTGGTTATGCACAGGATATAGTAAAAATAAACGAGATAATGTACAATCCAGCCGATGGAAAACCTGAATGGGTTGAACTGATAAACATTAGCGGTGATTCAGTAAATTTAAAAGACTGGATGATAAGTGACGTGCTAACTACTCCAGTTAAAAGTTTTATCACCAATGAAAATCTTTTTGTTGCCTCCGATGAACTTTTCGTGATTGCTAAAGATACTTCTTTTAACAGTGCATATCCTGATGTTGCTGTAAAAGTATTTTATTCAAACTTCGGCAGTCTTGGTAATACTACAGACGGAGTTGTTGTTTACGATTTCAGAAATGGTATAATTGACAGCCTTTTTTACCGCTCAAGCTGGGGTAATGTTAAAGGATATTCACTTGAAAGAATTTCTCTTAATGGTCTGACAAATGATAGTTTAAATTGGGCAACTTCATTAGATATAAATAAAAGCACACCGGGAAAACAAAATTCATTCATCTACATTCCTGCATATAAAAGAAACGATTTGATCATTAACGAAATAATGTATGACCCTGAAAATTTTAACAGCGAGTTTATAGAGTTTTATAATATAGGTTATGATAGCATTAACATTGGAGGATGGAAAATTGAAGATGAAAACGGAAATTTTTTCAAACTTTCTCAAACAAGTTTTTTAATTCCTCCTAAAGAATATTTTCTTTTAATTGCTGATTCAACAACTGTGGAGTTTTATAATTTAATTGGAACAGAAAACAAAAACATACTAAATCAATCAAGTCTTGGATTAGTTAATACCGGAGAGCTGATACTATTAAAAGATGTTAGAAATAATGTTATTGATTCTGTTTTTTATAATCCCAAATGGCATAATCAAAATATAGCTTCAACAAAAAACAAATCATTAGAAAGAATAAGCCCATCACTTAATGCCAACGATCCGCTTAACTGGAGTACCAGTGTTGCTCTGCTTGGCGGTACACCAGGATTGCAAAACAGTATATTTGCTGAAAACCTTAATCAATCAGCGACTATATCCCTGAACCCAAATCCTTTTTCGCCTGATAATGACGGATTTGAGGATTTCACAATCATAAACTACAATTTAACACAAGCAATCTCACAGGTAAGAATAAAAATATTTGACAGCAAAGGAAGATTAGTCAGAACTCTTTTAAACAATCAGGCAAGCGGTTCAAGCGGCTCTGTAATTTTTGATGGACTGGATGATGATAAAAGAGCATTAAGAATAGGAATTTATATTGTATTTCTGGAGGCTCTTAATGACAACTCAGGAATTGTGGAAACTTTAAAAACAGTTGTTGTTGTTGCTCGTAAATTGTAA